The Moorella glycerini genomic interval TATTTTCGCCATTTCGCTTTTTGCTTTTTTAACGATCTTTTTTATCTCCCCGCGGCTGCCGGCCGCGTCCAGCTCACCCAGAGCCTGCTGGAAGACGGCATCAGCCTGGCCAGGCTTTGCTTCCCGGGGTCGCAGGTGTTGTACTTCCTGTTCCAGGGAATCGACGGCGCAGGCCTTTTGCCAGGCAAGGATTACTCCCCTGACCCCTTCCTGCCATGGCCGCCGGTTCAAGTATTTAACTTTATCCCAGACTTCAGAAAAGTGAACATCCGGCGGTTCAAAGACCACCATTTTATATTCACAGCCGATGTCCCGGAGGATCTCCCGTTGCACCTGGGCGTAATAACCGATGCGGCAGGGCCCCACCCCGCCGGCCATGACGATGGTATCAGCCCCCAGTTCTTTTGCCTCCAGGAAATTACCCAGGTTGACCTTTAAGGGCAGGCAGGCCGATTCCGGCGCATGGCGCACGCCCAGTTCCAAAGTGCGGCGGGTGCACGGTGGTGGGACCACCACCTCCAGGCCAATGCCCTCCAGGGCCGTTTTCAGGATTAGCCAGAGGTGGCCCATATGGGGGAACGTTACTTTCATGCGGATCGCCTCCGGTAGAGCATATCCATGAAGGCCTCCAATCTGGTATCGAGCCCGGCCTCGCCGGTATGCTCGTCTAAAGTCAGAAGCAAAAAAGGCTTGCCCCGCCGGCGGGCATAGCGTTCAGCCAGGTCACCCACCAGGGAATCGGGACCACAGCCAAAGGCTGTCAGGTGAATCAGGCCGGCGACGTTTTCCTGTTCCATCAGGTGCAGGGCCGCCCCCATAATCTTACGGCCCAGGGTCCAGTAGAGGAGCTTGGGCAGCTGCCGGCAGGCTGTTTCTACCTGGAGGGGGGTTAAATTTTCCGTTAAAATCACCTTGCCGCCTAACCTTTGTACCTTTCCGGGGATATCCATGCCCAGGAATTGATCAAAAATAAGGTAACCATGGCCAATAACCCCCACCTGCAAAGCGTCCCGGCTCTCTTGGCCCGGGCTGGAAAAAGAACGGTAAACTCTTGAAGCCGGCTCTTCCTCGCTGCAGCCAGCTGTAGCCATACTTTCTCCCTGCTGCTTGGCCAGCCAGGCGTGGTAACGATCCTCTGCCGCCGCCCTGGCCAGATCTACCCGACTTCCCTTTATCCCCAGTGCCCCGGCCATTCCCTGCACGGCCGCCGCCAGGCCTTCCTCGGGTCGGCGGGCCAGGTTAACCGTAGTATCAATAATGAGCGGGCAGGGCTTTAAAGCCGCCCGCAGCATGTCCGGTAAGCCCATAAGTTTGGGGCAGATAAAGCTCTTTTTTTCTACACTGACCAGCCGGGGTACAAAAAGGGCATCTACTCGCGGGACCAGCCAGGCAGCGTGGCCGTAATAGACCTTTACCGGCAGGCAGGCTTCGGCTACCGCCAGGCTTACCCCCAGGTCCATGATTTCTTTGCAAGTCGGTGGCGAAACTACCACCTCGGCTCCCAGGGCCTGGAAAAAGGTTTCCCACCAGGGGCCGTAGTAATAATAAAAGAGGGCGCGCGGCACTCCCAAACGCCACTTATTATTTTTCATGGTTATCATCCTCGTCTTCCATAAATTGCGGCCAGATGCGCTTCTCCCGCTGCAAGGGCTTGCGGGCCGGTTCCGGGTAGGGCTGCCGGTCCAGGTCCAGGGGATGCAGGGCCCGGGGCCGCAATTTTTGTAAGGGTACCGGTGGCCGCACAAAAATGTCCTTTAGAGCGCTACCGTTAAAGGGTATCAGGGGCCAGAGATAGGGCAGGCCGAAGGATTTGGTGGTAAGCAGCAATAAAAAGGTGCCCAGGGTCACGGCCACAAAACCGGGCAGGCGGAACAGCCCCACGCCGATTAACAAAGCAATCCGTACCAGGGTATTGGCCATACCCAATTCATAGCTGGGGGTGGCAAAGATACCGACGGCGGCAATGGCCATATAAAGGATTACTTCCGGGTTAAAGAAACCTACCGCGACGGCAATTTCACCAATCAGTACAGCGGCAATTAATCCTAAAGCTGTGGCCAGGGCTGTAGGGGTATGAATGGCTGCCATACGCATCAGGTCAATACCCATCTCGGCAAAGATAAATTGCACTGCCAGGGGGATGGCCCCTAATTTTTTCGGCCCGATCCAGGAAAGGTCCGGGGGTAATAGATCCGGTTGCAGGGATACCAGGAGCCACAAGGGCGGCAAAAATACGGAAACAGCCACGCCTAAAAAACGTACCGTGCGTAAAAAAGTACCGATGAGGGGCGCCTGGCGAAATTCTTCGGCGTGCTGGAGATGGTGGAAAAGGGTTGCCGGGAGGATCATGACGCTGGGAGATGTATCCACCATCACCAGGACGTGCCCCTCCAGGAGATGGGCGGCGGCTACATCCGGCCGCTCGGTATAGCGCACCCGCGGGAAGGGATTCCAGAAACTCCCGGGGCCAATAAACTCCTCCAGGGATTTTTCCGCCATGGGGAGGCCATCCATCTTGATGGCTTTAATCTTTTCTTTAATTGTGTCTACCAGGCGCGGGTTGGCTATGTCTTTAATATAAACCACGGCCACATCTGTCTTGGACCGGCTGCCGACCTGGAGCATTTCCATCCTCAGCTTGGGGTCGCGCACCCGGCGGCGCAGTAGATTGGCATTAAACAGTATGGTTTCCACAAAATTATCCCTGGAGCCGCGTACCACCCGTTCCAGGTCGGATTCTTCGGGCATGCGGGCCGGATATTTGCGGACATCAATGGCGATTACTTTGTTAAAACCATCAACAATCAAGGCAATTTCGCCGCACACGATTTTATCCACTGCTTTGTGCAGGTCATCGACATCTTCGACCTGGATATAGCTTACGTACTTGTTGTACAATTGCAAGAACGCATTGGGAGTAAGGTCCTCCTCTTCCAGCCGGGAGAAAGAGGTAAGGATGTAGGTCATGATTTCATCTTTTACCAGTCCGTTGATATAAAACAGGGTGGCCCTACGTCCTGCCAGGGTAATATCGCGCCGGATCACGTCAAAACTTTGGCCCACCCCCAGCTCCTCCATAATCCAGTCAACGTTGACATCAAGTTTTTTATCAACCTTGACAATATCGCCTAAAATAGTCATTTTTTTTTAGTTTTCACCCCTTCTATCCCCGGGGATTAAAAAGAACAGCCATACAAAAGCCAAAAATAACTGCCGCCGCAATACCTGCAGCGCCGGCGGTGACGCCGCCGCTGAAGGCCCCCAGGAGCCCTTTAGCCTGGACGGCTTCGAGGGTACCCTGGGCCAGGTTATGACCAAAACCGCTGATGGGAATGGTGGCTCCCGCCCCGCCGATTTTCACCAGGGGCCCGTAGAGGCCCAGGGCGCTTAAAATCGCCCCCCCCGTGACAAACCCTACCAGGATATGGGCCGGTGTTACCTTATACGGCGTCAGATCCATAATGAGCTGCCCCACCAGGCAAATGAGGCCGCCGATAAGAAAGGCCATTACGATACTCACCGGGTTATACCTCCTTTCATTACCCCAGTTTCTCTATCACCACGCCGTGGCCGATGCCGGGTATGGATTCCCCCTGCTGGGTCGCCGTTGTGCTCAACAGGGCCCCGGTACCAACCCCCAGGATGCGCTTATAGCGGCCTTCATTTAGTTTACCCATTAAATGGCCGGCAAAAACCACCGCCGAGCAGGCACAGCCGCTACCGCCGGCATGGGTATCCTGGCGTTCATGATCATAAATCAGGATGCCGCAGTCGCTGTAATTCTTAGAGACATCGTACTTTTGCTCGCCCAGGAGTTTGGTGGCAATCTCATGCCCCACCCGGCCCAGGTCACCGGTAATAATCAGGTCATAGTCAATAGGACCCCGGCCGGTATCCTGGAAGTGGCGGACAATGGTATCGACGGCCGCCGGGGCCATGGCTGAACCCATATCGTTGGGGTCCTTAATCCCCACA includes:
- a CDS encoding acyl-CoA dehydratase activase-related protein, yielding MKNNKWRLGVPRALFYYYYGPWWETFFQALGAEVVVSPPTCKEIMDLGVSLAVAEACLPVKVYYGHAAWLVPRVDALFVPRLVSVEKKSFICPKLMGLPDMLRAALKPCPLIIDTTVNLARRPEEGLAAAVQGMAGALGIKGSRVDLARAAAEDRYHAWLAKQQGESMATAGCSEEEPASRVYRSFSSPGQESRDALQVGVIGHGYLIFDQFLGMDIPGKVQRLGGKVILTENLTPLQVETACRQLPKLLYWTLGRKIMGAALHLMEQENVAGLIHLTAFGCGPDSLVGDLAERYARRRGKPFLLLTLDEHTGEAGLDTRLEAFMDMLYRRRSA
- a CDS encoding acyl-CoA dehydratase activase-related protein, whose product is MKVTFPHMGHLWLILKTALEGIGLEVVVPPPCTRRTLELGVRHAPESACLPLKVNLGNFLEAKELGADTIVMAGGVGPCRIGYYAQVQREILRDIGCEYKMVVFEPPDVHFSEVWDKVKYLNRRPWQEGVRGVILAWQKACAVDSLEQEVQHLRPREAKPGQADAVFQQALGELDAAGSRGEIKKIVKKAKSEMAKIPRHGGGPLLRVGIVGEIYTLLEPLVNLNIERRLGALGVEVVRGLFLSRWINDNLFKGLLPLPGHHPEKTAPPFLNHFVGGHGWESVGDTVTFARHGCDGVIQLAPLTCMPEIVAHSVMPAVQEARGIPVMTIYLDEQTGEAGLQTRLEAFVDMLRWQKGRKAAERRGTYLQQKLFQGAENKCQKFT
- the spoVAE gene encoding stage V sporulation protein AE; translation: MAFLIGGLICLVGQLIMDLTPYKVTPAHILVGFVTGGAILSALGLYGPLVKIGGAGATIPISGFGHNLAQGTLEAVQAKGLLGAFSGGVTAGAAGIAAAVIFGFCMAVLFNPRG
- a CDS encoding spore germination protein, whose protein sequence is MTILGDIVKVDKKLDVNVDWIMEELGVGQSFDVIRRDITLAGRRATLFYINGLVKDEIMTYILTSFSRLEEEDLTPNAFLQLYNKYVSYIQVEDVDDLHKAVDKIVCGEIALIVDGFNKVIAIDVRKYPARMPEESDLERVVRGSRDNFVETILFNANLLRRRVRDPKLRMEMLQVGSRSKTDVAVVYIKDIANPRLVDTIKEKIKAIKMDGLPMAEKSLEEFIGPGSFWNPFPRVRYTERPDVAAAHLLEGHVLVMVDTSPSVMILPATLFHHLQHAEEFRQAPLIGTFLRTVRFLGVAVSVFLPPLWLLVSLQPDLLPPDLSWIGPKKLGAIPLAVQFIFAEMGIDLMRMAAIHTPTALATALGLIAAVLIGEIAVAVGFFNPEVILYMAIAAVGIFATPSYELGMANTLVRIALLIGVGLFRLPGFVAVTLGTFLLLLTTKSFGLPYLWPLIPFNGSALKDIFVRPPVPLQKLRPRALHPLDLDRQPYPEPARKPLQREKRIWPQFMEDEDDNHEK